In the Gymnogyps californianus isolate 813 chromosome 3, ASM1813914v2, whole genome shotgun sequence genome, one interval contains:
- the EPCAM gene encoding epithelial cell adhesion molecule translates to MKLLCGAALLLLLCAAACAQDSPCICEKNKRVTNCRVANGVCWCDSVGSGVSVNCDSLTSKCLLMKAEVTGSKSGRREKPKGAFEDTDGLYDPECENTGVFKAKQCSGTTCWCVNTAGVRRTDKHDADLKCNQLVRTTWIIIEMKHADRNVPLNTESLKKFFRETITNRYMLDGRYISSVLYEKPYITIDLKQNSSEKSSGDVDIADVAYYFEKDVKGDSIFHNNRLNISIDNEMLHFEKTAVYYVDEIAPEFSMKSLTPGLIAVIVVVIVAIVAAIVVLVFTRRRKGKYVKAEVKEMNEMHRGLNA, encoded by the exons ATGAAGCTGTTATGCGgggctgccctcctgctgctgctctgcgcCGCCGCCTGCGCTCAGGACAGCC CGTGCATCTGCGAGAAGAACAAGCGTGTCACGAACTGCAGGGTGGCCAACGGCGTCTGCTGGTGCGACTCGGTCGGCTCCGGCGTGTCTGTGAACTGCGACAGTT TGACTTCAAAATGCCTGTTGATGAAAGCAGAAGTGACAGGCTCAAAATCAGGTCGTCGTGAGAAACCAAAAGGTGCATTTGAAGATACTGATGGCCTTTATGATCCTGAGTGCGAAAATACTGGTGTTTTCAAGGCAAAGCAGTGCAGCGGAACTACCTGTTGGTGTGTGAATACAGCTGGTGTTAGAAGAACTGACAAGCATGACGCAGACTTGAAGTGCAATCAATTAGTCAGAACGAC ATGGATCATCATTGAAATGAAACATGCCGACAGAAACGTTCCTCTGAACACTGAATCTTTAAAGAA aTTCTTCAGGGAAACAATTACCAATCGTTATATGCTGGATGGGCGCTATATAAGTAGTGTTCTG TATGAAAAACCTTACATTACTATTGATTTGAAGCAAAATTCCTCAGAAAAGTCTTCTGGAGATGTGGATATAGCTGATGTGGCCTACTACTTTGAAAAAGAT GTAAAAGGTGACTCTATCTTTCATAATAACAGACTAAACATCAGCATTGAtaatgaaatgctgcattttgagAAGACAGCAGTCTACTACGTTGATGAAATAGCACCGGAGTTTTCCATGAAGTCTCTGACTCCTGGCCTCATTGCTGTCATTGTAGTAGTAATAGTAGCAATAGTTGCTGCAATTGTTGTTCTG GTCTTcacaaggaggaggaaagggaagtaCGTGAAAGCTGAg gtaaaggaaatgaatgaaatgcatAGAGGACTGAATGCTTAA